The genomic DNA CCCTGCCTGCCGGGACCAGGTCGCTGAACGCAGTGAGGATGCGGCTGGTGTTGGTGTGCATGGCCGGCCAGACGCCGCTGCGGTTGTCGTCGCCGCTCCACTGCCCGCCGAGGGTCGATCCGCGCTCGAACAGCGTCGGCGCGAAGCCCTGCGCCAGCAACCACCGCGCCGTCACCAGGCCGCCGGGACCCGCCCCGATCACCGCCACCCGGTCGCTCATCTGTCGTATTGTGCCGCTTCGCCCGGGTGCTGCGGCCGATTCAGCTGCCGCGCATCAGGTCCGCACATTTCTCGGCCATCGCCATCACGGTGATGTTCGGATTCACCGCGGGCAGCTTCGGCATCGCCGAGGCGTCCACCACCCGCAGCCGTTGCACGCCCTTGACCCGCAGTTGCGGATCCAGCACCGCCGCAGGATCGTCGGGTGCACCCATCCTGGCGGTGGCGGCCGGGTGATACACGGTGTTGTGGGTCTTGTGCATGTAGTCGATCAGCTCGTCGTCGGTGACGGCCTCTGGGCCCGGTGCCAGCTCCCGCGCGATCCACGAGCGCAACGGGTCCTGATCGGCGATCCGGCGCGCCAGCCGGATACCCGCCAGCATCACCGTCTCGTCGTGGCCCTCGGCATCGGTGAAGTACCGCGGATCCACCTTCGCCCGATCGCGGAAGTCCCGGGACCGCAACCGCACCGTGCCGCGCGACTTGCCCTGTGTCACATTGGGTGTCAGGCAGAAACCGTTGTCGGTGGTCGGATAGCCCCACCGCAGGGTGTTCATGTCGAACGGCACACTGCCGTAGTGCATCATCAGGTCGGGCTGGGTCAATCCCTCGACGGTCGAGGCGAACAGCCCGATCTCCCACCACTGGGTGGAGGTCGTGACCATGGGCCGCGACGCCTCCCAGAACACCAGACCTTCCACATGGTCGTCGAGATTGGATCCCACCCCCGGGGAATCGACGCGCACCGGGATACCGAACTCCTGAAGGTGTTGCGCCGGACCGATTCCGGACAGCATCAGCAGTTTCGGGGTGTCGATGGCACCGGCGGTGAGCACCACCTCGCGGCGGGCGTGCACGGTGTCGTAGCCGGTGAGGTCGGGGCGGAGGTGTCGCACGCCGGTGGCGTTGCCGGCGCCGTCGAACAGCACCTCGCTGACCCACGACCCGGTACGGACCTGCAGGTTGGTGCGTGTCTCGAGGATGGGATGCAGGTAGGCGTGCGAGGTCGACATCCGGGTGCCGTCCTCGGCGGCGTTGATCTGGAACCAGCCGGCACCGTTGACCACCGTGGGTCCGCGGTTGAACTGCACCGTGGGCAGACCCACCTTGGCGGCGGACTCCAGCACCGCGACACCACACGGGTCGTCTGGCGGCACGTCGCGCAGCCGGACCGGCCCGTCGCGGCCGTGGTCACCGTCGGCGTCGTTGCGCTCCAGGCGTTTCACGTAGCGGCGCAGGTCGGTCCAGCCCGCGGCGCCCATGGCCTCCCAGTCCGCCAACCCTTCGGCCGGGGGCCAGAACGCGATGCAGGAGTTGTGCGATGAGCACCCGCCGAGAACCTTGGCCCGCGCGTGGCGCAGGAAGCTGTTGCCCTTCTCCTGCGGCTCCACCGGGTAGTCCCAGTCGTATCCGGAATCCAGCAGGTGCATCCAGTCTGCGAGCACCAGGATGTTGGGGTCGTCGACGTCGCTGGGCCCGGCTTCCACCAGGCACACGGTCACCGACGGGTCCTCTGACAGCCGTGCCGCCAGCACACATCCGGCGGTGCCGCCGCCGGCGATCACATAGTCGACCGTGATGTCTGCCATCAACGGTGATCGGTCTGTTCGCTGCGATGCGACTGCAGGCATCCGATGTGGTGGCGACCCTTGACGAAATACCAGAGCAGTCCGGCACCCACGATCACCCCGATGTAGACGAAGGCACCCCAGGTGTTGTACCAGGGCTCGCCGTACACCGCCGCCCGCGGCCAGGCCAGGTTGAGCGCCATCCCGGCGCCCCAGACCACGGCCACGGTGTTGACCGCCAGCCCCCACCGCCCCATCGTGAAATAGCCCTGGGTTTTCAGATCTGCTGGGGGCCACTGTCCCTGGAGGCGTTTCTTGAGCATCGGCCCGGTCACCATGAGATACGCCAGGTAGATCATGATGATCGCGATGGAGGTCAACACCGTGAAGATCTTGGGCTGACCGACGTTGATCAGCAGGATGATGACGGCGACGACGCCGATCACGACGGCGGGGACGATCGGCGTCTGTGACTTGGGGTTCACCGTAGCCAGCCGCTCCCCGAACGGCAGCGCGTTGTCGCGGGCCATCGCGAACGACAGCCGGATCGCCGCGGTATGCACGGCCAGCGTGCACACCGTCACCGCGATCACGATGCAGATCAGGAAGATGGTGCCCAGCGGCCCCCACATCACCTGCTCGACGATGTACTGCAGACCACCGCTGCTCTCTCCCAGCGCCGGGTCCTGAAGGTTGGGTGCGGCCATCACCGCGAACACCAGGATGGCGCCGCCGATCACGAAGGAAGCCAGGATCGCCCTGGCGATTGCCTTGGGCGCGGTACGCCGCGGGTCCACGGTCTCCTCACCCAGCGAGGCCGCGGTGTCGAACCCGTACATCACGTACCCCGAGGCCAACGACGCGATCAAGAACGCCCCCAGAAAGCCCATGCTCTCTTCGGTGCCGTACCCGTTGGTGGAGAAGAAGATATCGGGCCCGCGCTCGATGTTGATCCCCAGCAGGAAGGCGATCAGCACGGCGGCGATGAGTTCGATGAACACGCCTGCACTGTTGATCCTGGCCATCAGCTTCACGCCCACCGCGTTGACGATGGTGGTGAACGCGATCAGCACGCTGCCGAGCAGTACCGCGTTGGCCGCGTAGTCGTACTGGCCGGTGCCGTCGCCGATGATCTGGAAGCCGCTCCAGATCCGCGGCAAGTTCAGCTGGTAGGCCAGGGCCACTGCCGAGATGGTGACGATGGACGCGGTGAGCATCAGCCACCCGGCGGCCCATCCCACCAGCTTGCTGGCCAGCTTCTTCGACCAGTTGTACACCGATCCGGCGATGGGGTACTTGGCGGCCAGTTCCATGAAGCACAGGGCGACGGCCATCTGACCCACGAAGACCAGCGGCCACGACCACAGGTACGCGGGACCCGCTGTGCCGTAACCGAAGTAGAAGAGCTGGAAGGTGCCGGTGAGGATCGAGATGTAGCTGACGCCGGCTGCGAAGCTGGCGAACTTGCCGATGCTGCGGTCCAGCGATTCCCGGTAGCCGAAGTCGGCCATACCGTGGTCGTCTGACGATGTCGACGCCGATGTGGTCATGTCCTGCATTCCTTCGTGTTAGAACCAGCCCACTTCACCGGGCGCGGTGTTGGTCCAGATGTGTTTCAGTTCTTGGTATTCGGCCAGGCCGGTGGGTCCGAGTTCGCGGCCGTTGCCGGACCGTCCGAAGCCACCCCATTCGGCGGCCGCCGTGTAGACGCCGAAATCGTTGACCCAGACCGTGCCGTGCCGTAGCGCTCTGGCCACCCGCTCTGCGCGGGCGGTGTCGCCCGTGCGCACTCCGGCGGCCAGTCCGTAGGTGGTGTCGTTGCCCAGTTCGATGGCCTGCTCCTCGGAGGTGAATCGTTCGACGGTCAGGATGGGGCCGAAGGTCTCTTCGGTGACGATGCGCATGCCCCGGTCACAGCGGTCGAAGACCGTGGGCGGATAGAAGTACCCTGCCGCCAGCGCCGGATCGGTGGGCCGCTGCCCACCGGTCATCAGCACCGCACCTTCGGAGATGCCGAGTGCCACGTAGGCTTCCACCTTGTCGCGGTGCGCCGTCGACACCAGCGGGCCGGTCTGGCTGGCCGGGTCCAGCCCGTTACCGAAGCGGATCTTCTCGGCGCGGGCCACCACGGCGGCCACCAGGTCGTCGGCGATCGACTCCTCGACGATCAGCCTGGTGCCCGACGAGCAGACCTGTCCGGAGTGCAGGAACACCCCGGTCACCACGGCGTCGACGGCGCTGTCCCAGTCGGCGTCGGCGAACACCAGGTGCGGGTTCTTGCCGCCCAGTTCGAGCGCGACGCGGCTGACGTGGGGGGCCGCGGCCGCGGCGATCGAGGCCCCGGTGGAGGCCCCGCCGGTGAACGACACCATGTCGACGTCGGCGTTGTCCACCAGCGCGGCGCCGACGGCGGCACCGCTGCCCTGGATCAGGTTGAGCACGCCGGCAGGCACCCCCGCTTCGTGCGCCAGCCGCACCAGGGCGATGGTGCTCAGCGGTGTCACCTCGCTGGGTTTGGCCACCATGGTGCACCCGGCCGCCAGCGCAGGCGCGATCTTCCACACAATCTGCAGCAGCGGATAATTCCACGGGGCGATCAGCACACAGACACCAATCGGCTCCCGCACGACGCGACTCACAATCGCGGGGTTGCCCACGTCGACCAGCCGGTCGGACTGCACCGCCGCCAGCCGTGCGTAAAAGCGGAACACCGATACCACATCGTCGATGTCGATCTGGCTCTCGCGCAGCGTCTTTCCGGTGTCGAGTGTCTCGATGCGGGCGATCTCGTCGCGGTCACGCAGCAGCAGATCGGCGATGCGGTTGCACATTTCCGCGCGCTCGGCGACCGCGGTGGCCGACCAGGACGGGAAGGCGGCGCGGGCTGCGGACACCGCAGCTGCCGCGTCAGCCGGACCTGCCTCGGCCACCACCGCCACCACGCTGCCGTCAGCGGGATTGATCACCTCACGGGTCGCCCCGTCCGCGGCGTGGCGCCAGGTGCCGTCGATGAACAGGGCCGGCTGCACCCCGTCACTCATTGGCCGGCCTCCCCCAGGGCAGTTGTGACATCGGCTTGAGTCTCCGCCAGGAACGTTGCGTACTCGTCACCACTCATGAACCGCGTTGTGAACTGCCGCTGCTCGGCCAGCTGGGACCAGGTGGGGGTGGCGACCATCGTCGCCAGGGTGCGTCGCCAGTAGTCCACGGCGTACTGCGGCATACCCGGCGGACCGTAGAGCCCACGCCAGTTCGACAGGGTGACGTCGAAGCCGAGTTCACGTGCTGTCGGTGCGTCCAGACCCGGCAGCCGCTGTTCGGACAGGACAGCCAGCGGGATGAGCTGGCGGGTCCGCAGCTGGTCGATGACCTCGCTGACCCCGGCGATCGCCACCCCGATCTGGCCGTTGTGCAGAGCGTCGCTCTGTTCACCGCCGCCCTGCATGCTGACGTACCGGGTGGCGCCCGGATTGCCGCCGGCCGCGCGCACCAGCAGATCGAACGGGGCCTCGTCATCCGTGGCCGCGCCGACGACCACGCGTCCGGGGTCAGCCGCCGCTGTCTGCAGCAGGCCGCGCAGGTCGGCGAACTCGGAGCCGGGTTCGACGAACACCACGTAGTACTCCGTCATCAGGTTGGCGATCATCGTGACGTCTGTGTAGCCGTACTTCGATATGCCGCGCAGCTGGTTCATCATCATCGACAGGGACGTCACAGAAATCTGGTCATCACGGCCGGCGTACTGCTCCACCATCGTGGCCAGGAAGTCCGCGCCGATGTTGCCGGGGCGGTACTCCACAGGCAGCGGCACCTCGACCAGGCGTTCCTGTGTCAGGGTGTCCACCACGGCGCGGATGGTGAGGTCGAAACCGCTCCCCGGGTTGGCGCCCGCGGTCATGGTGACCGGGCCGGTGGGATACGGGACGGCTCTGGCAGGACCGGACTGCATTCCGGCGAGCACCAGCGCTCCGGTCAACACCGCCCCGACGACGGCCTTGATCTTCATGGATGTGTTGCTCCTCGCAGGTCGGCTGCTGTCCTCCAGAAGCTGTACACCCCGACCACCGTCGCTGTCCCGGAATCCAAGGAGCCGGGGCGGGCTTGTACCGTGGCGCGGGTGAACTTCTCCCGTGTGTGTACCTCGGCCGCCGTCGCGGCGCTGTCCGTGACCCTCGCCGCCTGCGGCTCCGATTCGGAACCTGCGGCGACCAGTGCGTCGTCCGTCGTCGACATGGCCACCACCACCGAGGCTGCCCCGCTGCCGGAGGCCAGCGGCTGCCCCACCGCGCCGCCGGCGGCGGATGTGGCGCCGCAGTGGTCCCTCCCGGGGGCCACCGGCAGCGTCTCGGTGACGGGATCCACCGACACCGCGGCGCCGGCGGTCACGGTGCAGGGTCCGTTCAGCGTGGCCGAGACGCAGGTGCACACCTTGGTGCCCGGCACCGGCCCTGTAATTGCGGACACCGCCACCGTGCTGGTCTGCTACATGGGTGTCAACGGGCGCGACGGCTCGGTGTTCGACAGCAGCTACGAGCGCGGCGCCCCGGTGGACTTCCCGCTGACCGGCGTGGTGACCGGCTTCCAAAAGGCCATTGCCGGGCAGACCGTCGGTTCCACCGTGGCTGTGGCGATGACGCCCGCCGACGGCTACCCCGAGGGACAACCCGCGGCGGGTATCCAGCCGGGTGATTCCTTGGTGTTCGCGATCAAGATCCTCGACGCGATGAACTGATCCTTCGGCCCCAAACCCCTTGTGTCGCTTCAGTATCTGGCGTCACCTTTTGAGCATTCCTGTCGGTGGTTCGAACTAGTGTTCGGGTCATGGGAACGTCAGCTGTCGCCGATCGGGAGGCGATGCTGGCTGCCCTGACCCAGATGGAAACCCTGACCGCCCGGATGAATCGGCTGTCGATCGACGCATTCTCCGATGCCGAGTTGTTGGCGCTGCAGCAGCGGCGTGAAGCCATCACCCGCGCGCAGCCGGTGCTCGATCACCGGGTATATCAAAGGATCACTTCCCAAAGCTCACCGATCTCCCTGGGCGCCAAGAATTACGCCGCGGTGTTGTCCCAGCGGCTGCGGATCTCCACCTCCGAGGCCCACCGCCGGCTGGATGAGGCGGCCTTGTTCGGGCCGCGGACCTCGCTGACCGGCGAGCCGATGGCACCCTCCATGCCCACCTTTGCGCGCGGTCAGGCGCAGGGGTTGATCGGCGCCGAGCACATCAAGCATGTGCGGTGGTTTTTCCGTGAGCTGCCCGGCTTCGTGGACTTCCAGACCCGGGCCAACGCCGAAGAACAACTGGCCCAGCATGCCTGCGAACTCGGGCCTGAGGCGTTCCGCACAGCCGCCGCGCACATGCTCTATCTGCTCAACCAAGACGGCGAGCTCTCCGATGAAGACCGTCAAGCCCTGGCCTACATCCGGGTCGGCAAGCAACGCCCCGACGGGATGCGGCCCTTCGAAGGCTTGTTGACCCCGGAGGCATGGGCCACCCTGGAGCCGCTGCTGGAGCGCAACGCCGCCCCAGGGATGTGCAACCCGGCTGATGAGAACCCCTGCCTCGACGGCGAACCCACCGAAGAGCAGATACGCAACGACACCCGCACCACCGGCAAACGGAATCACGATGCGCTGCTGGCGCTGTGCCAACGCTTGCTCACCAGAGCGACAGGCACTATCAACGGATTACCGGCGAACGTCGTGATCACCGTGAGTCTGACCGATCTGGAGAAGGGCACCGGCCACGGCCTGACTGCCGGCGGCACGCTGTTGCCGATCGCCGACGTGCTGAAATTCGCCGCCCACTCCCGGCCGTGGCTGGCGCTGTTCGACGGCAAAGGCCTGCCGCTGCATCTGGGCCGGGCCCGCCGGACCGCCACCCTCGCCCAGCGGTTGATGCTGCTGGCCAAACACCGGGGCTGCACCATGCCCGGGTGCACCGCCAGTGCGTACCGCTGCCAGGTGCATCACGCCAACCAGGATTGGAAGGACGGTGGGCGCACCGACATCGAGGACCTGACGTTGGCGTGCGGGCCGAACAATCGGATGGTGGAGACCACCGGATGGACCACAAGAAACCGTCCCGAGGATGGTGTCACCGAGTGGATCCCGCCGCCACACCTCGACTGCGGCCAGTCCCGCACCAACAACCTCCACCACCCGGAACGGATCATCGACCCCGGCGATGACCCGTGATCAACCCGCGTTACCTCATCTCCCGGTGATCAACCTTGTACGACGTCCGGTCACCGCGGTTGTACCGGAACCGCAGTTCGCGGATGCGGCCGTCGATGTCGAACATCAACGTCTCGCACAACAGAATCGGTGACCCGGGCGGCACGTGAAGCAGGCTGCTGGTCCGCGGATCACACGGCACCGCTTCCACGCTGTCCTCGGCATGGCTGTACTCGACCCCGAACCGCTCCCGGAAGATCAGCTCTCGCTCGCCATTGGGTCGCACCGTTGCGTAATCCACATCGGCGCTGACGTATCCGAGCCAGACGTGATGCGGCTCGCCGCGGACGGTGATCAGCCGCTCATGCATGAGCACATATTCCTCTTGGGTCTGCATGCGCCGCCGGATGTAGGGAGAGGCGGGAATGACCCGTTCGTCGAGCAGTTGCTCATCGAACACCTCGGTGGACGTCAGATCGGCGATCAGACCGGAGGTCTGCACCCGGGCCTCGGGATCCAGCTCATTCAGGGTGATCTGCACCATGGCCGAGGTGATGAAGGTGCCGCTACGCGGATTACGTTCCACCACGCCCTCGTCGGCCAGAAGTTGCAGCGCCACTCGCAGAGCGTTACGACTGGTCGACAGGGCCTGGACCAACTCGAACTCGACCAGTTGTGTTCCGGCGGGCAGGTAACCGGTCCGGATCGCCGAGCGCAGCAATTCGTACACCCGCCGCGATGAGGTCTGCAGCGGCGACGGAGCCGCCCGCAGTCCCTGCACAGCATTCACGGTGTGCAGCCTGTCACGGCCGCGCCAGGTTTGCAGGGCGGCGCTCATGACGATGCGCTTCGGAGCTTCAGCGGAATGCCCAGGTTGTCCCTGAGCGTCGTCGCGCTGCCGTAGCCGGTCTTGAACACTCCACGCTGCTGCAGGATCGGCACCACCTTCTCCACGAAGTCCACGACATTGCGCGGCATGAAGTTGATGATCGAGACCATGAAACCGACGTTGGGACCAGTCTCGGCGTGCAGGTCGCAGATCTGGTCGGCGATGTCGGTGGCGCTGCCGTAAAGCGTCGGCCCGCCCGCGATCATCGTCTCGCGGCCGAGCTGCTGGAACATCTGCTTGGTCAGCAGACCGCCGGGTCCGACCATCTCGGCCATCTTGGGCAGATACGCCGTCGATCCGTTGGCCGCTTCGATTGCCGCAGTGGCCTCCTCGATAGTGAAGGTGCCCGGCAGCGTGGAGAAGTCGAATCCGCTCTTGTGCGCCATGAAGACACCGCCGGCCTCCAACGGAACCGATTCGATCAGCTGTGCCTCGAGTTCCTTCGCGTGTTCGACGTTCTCACCCATCATCGGGTGCACCGGCCAGAGCACCTGGATCTCCTCCGGGGCCCGGCCCACGTCAGCAAGATGGCGGTCCAGCTCGGCGCGGAACGTCCTCATGCCCGCGGCCGAAGGACGGGACACGAACACGATGTCGGCGTTACGTGCGAACGATATGAGACCCCGTGGAGACGCACCGGCTTGGATGAGTGGCGGATGGTACTGGGGTGACGGCAGCATGTTCAGGGGACCCTTGACGTCGAAGAACTCGCCGTGATGGTCCAGATAGTGCACTTTGGCCGGGTCTGCGAACACGCCGGTTCCTGTGTCCAGCAGGATCGCCTCGGGTTCGACGCTACTCCACAGACCTTTGAGTACGTCGATGAACTCATCCGCGCGCTCGTAGCGTCGGTCGTGCTCCATCAGCTCGTCGAAGCCGAAGTTCGCGGCATCCGACCTGCGAGCCGAGGTCACGAGGTTTACCGCCATCCGTCCGCCTGTCACGTGATCGAGCGAAGAAACGTGCCGCGCAACGTAGTACGGGTGCATGTAGGTCGGTGAGAAGGTGAGGCCGAAACCGAGGTGTTGGGTCACCCGCGACATCAGGGCAATGGTGGGGCTCATGTCGTGGCGCGGCCACTGCAGGCCCCACGTGACCGCGGCGTCGATGCTGCCCTCCCAGGTATCGGGGATGCCGACACCGTCCCCGAAGAACACCATGTCGATGCAGCCACGCTCGGCCACGCGCGCGACATCCTCCCAGATGGCCGGGTGGGTGTAGTACGGGTAGTTCACCCACGAACCGGGGTTACGCCACGCCCCCTCGGTGTGGGTGAACGACAGATCGAGCGCCAGCTTGAGCGTGGGGGTCACGGCGGGAATCCTTCGGTTGCAGGTCAGTGGAACCGACCCCGAGTTCAGCCATCCGCCGTGTCAGCCGCGCAACACGCCGGAAAACTCTTGTTTGCGCCGCTTTCTCACACAACCTGACACTGCACCATCACTGCACAACAGCATCATTGAGGGCATCACTGCATCTGTTCCGCCACTGGGGACCGGCCACGGGCTGCCCGTTGCGCCGCGGCCAGCAGCTCGTCGCGGAACTCCGGATGGGCGATCGCCGCCAGCGCTTCACCGCGCTGCTGGACGGTTTTGCCTTCCAGCTCGGCGGCGCCGTACTCGGTGACGATGACGTCGACGTGGTGCCGCGGGGTGGTGATCACCGCACCGGGCCCGAACCAGGGCAGGATCCTCGACCGCAGTTCGCCGTCCCTGGTGAACGTCGACGGCAGACAGATCAGTGACCGGTCTGACAGCTCCAGGCCGGCGCCCGCCACAAAATCCTCCGCGCCGCCGATACCGCTGAATTGGTCACCATCGATGGTGTCGGCCACCACCTGTCCCTGCACGTCGACCGCAAGCGCACCATTGATGGAGACCATGTGGTGGTTGGCCGCGATGACCTCCGGGGAGTTGACGATCTCCACCGGAAGGAACACCACCTCGGTGTTGCCGTCCAACCAGGCGTACAACTCCGGCGATCCGAAGGCGAAGGTCGTCACACTGACCCCGGCGTAGATCCCTTTGTTCGTATTGGTGACTTTGCCGGCCCGGTGCAGTTGCATGCAGCCGTCTGTGAACATCTCGCTGTGCAGGCCGTACCCGCCACCGTCGCCCTCGGCGAGCTGGGTGGCGATCTGGCTGGGGATCGACCCGATCCCGGTCTGCAAGGTCGCCCCGGGTTCGATGAACCCCACCGCATGGCGCGCGATGGCGGTGTCGGCGTCGGTGGGCGGCGGCCCGGGCAGCGACAGCGGGGTGTCCGTGGAGCGCACCAGGATGTCGATCTCGTCGACGTGCACCGCGTGGCGGTGCTCCCCCGTCCCCACCGTGCGGGGATAGGCGTCCGACACCTCGACCACCAGAACCCGGTCGGGATCGGCTCCGGCACGGTGTAATTCGTCGATCGTGCCGCCGGCGTGCAGCGACAGCGAGCACCACCCCTGGTCATCCGGTGGCGCGGCGACCGTGCTCATCACCCTCGGCGCCTGCCGCTGCAGCAGCGGCCCGAAGCTCCGGAAATCGGCGGGCGTGAAGCCGATGTCGGCTCCACTGTCACGCAGCGCGCGCTCCAGGGGGCCGAAGAAGCCCGACAGATAGTGCACACCCGTCCGGCCGAACAACTCCGTGCCCACCGCCAGCAACGCGCCGTACACCCGCAAGTCGGTCCAGTCGTTGCGCTCACCGAGGGCGCGCAGGAACGCCGGCGGTTGCCCGGGTCCCAGCGGCAGCCCCAGGGTGTCGACGGTGTGCAGCCGCGCCGCAGCCTGCTGCGCGCTCAGTTCCTCCGGCATGGTCGCCACCCTGCCATGCCTCGGTCCCCGTCAGACGTCGACGCGCGTGAACCCGGTGCCTTCGTAGTGCGCGACGCAGGCCCGCCTGCGGACCTTGCCGCTGGTGGTGATCGGAATGGAGCCGGGAGCCACCAACACCAGATCGGCGGCCACCAGCCCGTGCGCATTGGAGATGGCCGAGGTGACCGCACGCCGCAGTTCGGCCACGTACTCGGCGACCTCCTCTGCGGTGTCCCCGCGCTTCTTGACCTCCATCACCACCACCAGCTGTTCCACGCCGTCCATCGCGACCGCGATGGCAGCGACCCGACCGCGGGTCAGCTCGGTCACCGTCGACTCGACATCGTCCGGTGCATGGTTGCGGCCACGGACGATGAGCAGGTCCTTGATCCGTCCGACGATGAAAAGCTCTCCGTCGCAGATGAATCCGAGATCACCGGTGCGCAACCACGGGCCCGATGGGGTGCCCGCGGCGGGATCGGTGATGGTGGCGCCGAACGTGCGCGCGGTCTCCTCGGGCTTGTGCCAGTAGCCGGCGCTGACGTTGTCGCCGTGCGCCCAGATCTCACCGGTGGTCCCGGGCGGACACTCACGCAGGGTGTCGGGATCGACGATCCGTAGCACGGGCGAAATCGCCGACAGCGGGGCTCCGTAGCTGATCAACGGCGTGCCGCCAGGTGCCGGGACCGGGTGCCCGGTGGTGAGGCTGTCCTGATCGAAGTGCACGGTCCTCGGGGGTTCACTCGGCGTGCGCGCCGCGAGATACAGAGTCGCTTCGGCCAGTCCGTACGAAGGCTGAATTACGTTGTCCCGCAGATTGAACCGGGCGAATCGCTCGCTGAACCGCGAGATGGTGGCCGGGTGCACCCGTTCCCCGCCACTCTGGATGAGCAGGACATCGCCGAGGTCCAGTCCGGCCATGTCCTCATCCGAGGTCTTCTTGGCGGCCACGTCGAAGGCGAAGTTCGGGGCCGAGGTGAACACGTTCGGGTGGCTGGCAGCCAATTGAAGCCAGCGTGCCGGTCGCTGCAGAAAGGACACCGGACTGGTCAACACGGTCGGAAAGCCGGCCACCACCGGGGTGCAGATTCCGATGATCAGGCCCAGATCGTGATAGAAGGGCAGCCACGACAGGATGGTGGGCGGGGTGATCAGACCGCCGTCGGCCAAAAAATCGGTGGTGATCTGTTGCAGGTTCGCCAGGACGTTCTGGTAGGAGATCATGACCCCGGCCGGTGCCCGCGTGGATCCCGAGGTGTACTGCAAGTAGGCCACCGACTGGATGTCGTCGGGCTCGACATCCGCCGCGCCGCCACGGACGGGGGCGTCCAGGTCCAGCGTGTCCACCTCGATCACCGCCAGGGTCGGCGCTTCGGTGACACTGTGGGCAACCGCTGATGCCACCGCGGAGGTCGTCAACACGGCGGCGGGGGTGGCGTCGCGCAGCACCGACTCGACCCGCTCGTCGGCGACGCCGCCGAACGGGACGGACAGCGGCACGGGGATCATGCCGGCCTGCAGGGCGCCGAGGAACCCGATGATGTACTCCAGGCCCTGGGGCGCCACGATCATCACCCGGTCACCGGGCACGGCGCAGTGTTGCAGTTCGCGCGCCACATTGCGAGCGCGCAGGTACAGCTGCGGCCACGTCAAGCTCAGCGGCACCCCCGCCCAATCCAGGTCGTAGTCGACGAAGGTCAGTGCCGTGTCGTCCGGCTGCAGGCTCGCGCGTTCACGCAGCAAGGCCGGGAAAGATGTCTCAACCGCCAGTGTCACGCGAAGGAAGTTACAGCAGCCGCGAAGGCTGCATCAGCGAAAACAGAACGAAAAGTGAAGTTCAGCCACTAATCTGCGTCTGCGTCAGTCACATAAGTGAATGGAAGATATGCACTGGGTCGGGGGACTCCAGCGCGTGA from Mycolicibacterium tokaiense includes the following:
- a CDS encoding GntR family transcriptional regulator — its product is MNAVQGLRAAPSPLQTSSRRVYELLRSAIRTGYLPAGTQLVEFELVQALSTSRNALRVALQLLADEGVVERNPRSGTFITSAMVQITLNELDPEARVQTSGLIADLTSTEVFDEQLLDERVIPASPYIRRRMQTQEEYVLMHERLITVRGEPHHVWLGYVSADVDYATVRPNGERELIFRERFGVEYSHAEDSVEAVPCDPRTSSLLHVPPGSPILLCETLMFDIDGRIRELRFRYNRGDRTSYKVDHREMR
- a CDS encoding HNH endonuclease signature motif containing protein, with the protein product MGTSAVADREAMLAALTQMETLTARMNRLSIDAFSDAELLALQQRREAITRAQPVLDHRVYQRITSQSSPISLGAKNYAAVLSQRLRISTSEAHRRLDEAALFGPRTSLTGEPMAPSMPTFARGQAQGLIGAEHIKHVRWFFRELPGFVDFQTRANAEEQLAQHACELGPEAFRTAAAHMLYLLNQDGELSDEDRQALAYIRVGKQRPDGMRPFEGLLTPEAWATLEPLLERNAAPGMCNPADENPCLDGEPTEEQIRNDTRTTGKRNHDALLALCQRLLTRATGTINGLPANVVITVSLTDLEKGTGHGLTAGGTLLPIADVLKFAAHSRPWLALFDGKGLPLHLGRARRTATLAQRLMLLAKHRGCTMPGCTASAYRCQVHHANQDWKDGGRTDIEDLTLACGPNNRMVETTGWTTRNRPEDGVTEWIPPPHLDCGQSRTNNLHHPERIIDPGDDP
- a CDS encoding NtaA/DmoA family FMN-dependent monooxygenase (This protein belongs to a clade of FMN-dependent monooxygenases, within a broader family of flavin-dependent oxidoreductases, the luciferase-like monooxygenase (LMM) family, some of whose members use coenzyme F420 rather than FMN.), producing the protein MTPTLKLALDLSFTHTEGAWRNPGSWVNYPYYTHPAIWEDVARVAERGCIDMVFFGDGVGIPDTWEGSIDAAVTWGLQWPRHDMSPTIALMSRVTQHLGFGLTFSPTYMHPYYVARHVSSLDHVTGGRMAVNLVTSARRSDAANFGFDELMEHDRRYERADEFIDVLKGLWSSVEPEAILLDTGTGVFADPAKVHYLDHHGEFFDVKGPLNMLPSPQYHPPLIQAGASPRGLISFARNADIVFVSRPSAAGMRTFRAELDRHLADVGRAPEEIQVLWPVHPMMGENVEHAKELEAQLIESVPLEAGGVFMAHKSGFDFSTLPGTFTIEEATAAIEAANGSTAYLPKMAEMVGPGGLLTKQMFQQLGRETMIAGGPTLYGSATDIADQICDLHAETGPNVGFMVSIINFMPRNVVDFVEKVVPILQQRGVFKTGYGSATTLRDNLGIPLKLRSASS
- a CDS encoding acetyl-CoA hydrolase/transferase family protein, giving the protein MPEELSAQQAAARLHTVDTLGLPLGPGQPPAFLRALGERNDWTDLRVYGALLAVGTELFGRTGVHYLSGFFGPLERALRDSGADIGFTPADFRSFGPLLQRQAPRVMSTVAAPPDDQGWCSLSLHAGGTIDELHRAGADPDRVLVVEVSDAYPRTVGTGEHRHAVHVDEIDILVRSTDTPLSLPGPPPTDADTAIARHAVGFIEPGATLQTGIGSIPSQIATQLAEGDGGGYGLHSEMFTDGCMQLHRAGKVTNTNKGIYAGVSVTTFAFGSPELYAWLDGNTEVVFLPVEIVNSPEVIAANHHMVSINGALAVDVQGQVVADTIDGDQFSGIGGAEDFVAGAGLELSDRSLICLPSTFTRDGELRSRILPWFGPGAVITTPRHHVDVIVTEYGAAELEGKTVQQRGEALAAIAHPEFRDELLAAAQRAARGRSPVAEQMQ